In the genome of Fusarium poae strain DAOMC 252244 chromosome 1, whole genome shotgun sequence, the window GAGGTGAGTCGACACTGAATATTCTGATCTAATAGGACTCAAGACCAGAAGCGTGTCCATTGAATTGAGGCGATATACTCCTCAACACAATTCTCAAAAATAACCCTGAAAAGGGCAGCGATAACTAAACTATCTTAAACGAATGTAACGAAGAATAATACGCAAATACCCAAACCCATCATACCATCTACTGCCAGCAGTACGCCTCCATGCCGCTGTCATTGCACTTGATCGAGAAAGGATCGTTCGAAGGCCTGCCACTGCAAAAGTCTTTGACTCCCCAGTTTCCGTGACAGTACAAGTACCCGTCCTGGGCTCCGATGGCAACATCTGGATATATCAGTCAGCATATGTTCTCAAAcagaaaaggaaaagcatCTTACTCAGATCAATAGTCGTTCTCTTCAAACGTTCCTTGATGTCGGTCCATTGAATAGTGCCCTTGGGTAACTTGGTCCAGCAGCCACAGTTGAACCAACGGCCGTTTTCTCTGAGGTTGCATTGCGTGCAAGATTGATGAAAGTTTCCGCTGTTTCTCAAGCATTAGCAATCGTCTTCAAAACATTCACGCGTCGATACTCACTTTTTACCCTGGTACAGCTCTCCGTCCAGGTTGACGAGACATTTGCCCAGTTCAAGCCAAGTACAAATGTAGTTCCCGTTATTGTCAGGGCATTCAGCCACAAGCCAGGGAGACTTTTTGTACCCGTTTTGATACCCGTTCTTGCGTGGGTTCTTGTCGTCTGCCTTGGCGAGGTAGTAGCGGACGTTCTTGCACTTGTCCAGGAAGCCGCCTGTCTTGAAACGAGACTCAAGCTTGGATCTGGCTTGGATGGTGGCGTAGTTGGATTCCCAGTCATTGTTGGAGAGGGTATGGGATGTGCCATTTGTGTCAGTGAAGGTGACGGTTGGGTTGGATTTCCCAAAttgggaagagaagaagaatggTCGTTCAGGCTCGGTAGCGAAAACACCGAGAGTGAAGGTCAAAAGAAGGAACTTGAAATTCATTGTAATGAGTGAAAATTGCTGTGTTTTTTAGCGAGTGAAAATGTTGCTCAATATCAAGATATCATGGGCTCATGGTGCTTCTATATAGACTCGTCGAAAACCTGTTCAGGATATTTAGTTGAGATAGCCGACTTGTTCAAGGCAAGAAACGTGTAACACGAAGCACAGACTTTGGAGTCTCTTTGATGGGACTTCAAGCTGGCCAAGTTCTTGAATTGATGCACAAGGGAATTACTATTTTCGAGGACTGAACAAAGACACCAGGGAACACAACATTTCCCATCATCATACCGAAACAGGATTCTATAGAACATGCATCAACTTGGCAGGCCAAATATATACCTACGTGTCAAAGGAACTGACTTacaccatcatcgtcgtgAGTCAACTtcataaataataataatacctgTTTGTAATCACACATGGACTGAGCTCGCCGTTCTAATTGTGTTCAAGACCTGGATAATTACATACCCCGCAATATACATCACGACTTCAATAGCTTCCTTCATCACAAATACACAACATTCCCATATCTTCGATTCGCTCTTGATAAATACTTCATACACCGACATAATGCCCCGTTCAGACGAAGCAGAAGCCTTCTTTTACGCCGTCTACTCAGCAGTCCAAGAAATACCCTATGGCAAAGTCACTACGTATGGCCACATCGCCGCGCTTGTAGGAACCCGTGAGTTCACTTCACTTCATACAGAACCCGTGCATAGTTTAACACGATGCAGCACAAAGACCTCGCCAAGTGGGTGTCTGTCTAAAACACCTACCTGCTGATCCAT includes:
- a CDS encoding hypothetical protein (SECRETED:SignalP(1-16)), which encodes MNFKFLLLTFTLGVFATEPERPFFFSSQFGKSNPTVTFTDTNGTSHTLSNNDWESNYATIQARSKLESRFKTGGFLDKCKNVRYYLAKADDKNPRKNGYQNGYKKSPWLVAECPDNNGNYICTWLELGKCLVNLDGELYQGKNGNFHQSCTQCNLRENGRWFNCGCWTKLPKGTIQWTDIKERLKRTTIDLNVAIGAQDGYLYCHGNWGVKDFCSGRPSNDPFSIKCNDSGMEAYCWQ